GGAACGGTTCAGCAAGGCGCTGGCTACATATTTCAAGCACACCAACATCACGAGCTTTGTGAGGCAGTTGAACATCTACGGCTTCCATAAGGTTTCGCACGATCATAATAGCAACGAGATTAATAGCGGCGACGATGCCAATACCAACGATGTTAACAGCACCAACGACGATGGTGGCGGCAGCAAAAACAGTAGCGGCGAAGAAAATAACGGTGCTActgttcaagaaaaagaaaaggaaaagagtAACCCCACAAAGATCTGGGAATTCAAGCATAGTTCCGGTATTTTCAAGAAGGGTGACATAGAGGGTCTCAAGCacatcaaaagaagagcCTCCTCTCGCAATAACTCCTCCATTAACAGTAGGAAGAACTCCAGTAACCAAAACTACGATGCAGACTCTGGCGTAAGGGCAAGACCCTCCTCTATTCAGGACCCAACCGCCACCTCTAATGGCTTCTGTAACTATGTTCCGCAAATTTCGGGCGCAAACAACCCTATCCCCGAGTGCTTTAACAACTCTCATGTGCCTTACGAAAACGCAACCCATGGGCCGATGGAATTCAATAACCCGGAAACGCAAGAACAAGCCAGACCGTCAAGTTTCCAAGACGAGACGCTCACACAtttgaaggaaataaaTGTCGATATGATTAAGATTATAGAGTCTATGCAGCatttcatttctttgcaaCACAATTTCTGTTCGAAAAGTTTCACCTTCAAGAATGtgagcaagaaaaaatccgAGAACATAATGAAGGACCACCAAAAGCAACTCAAGACGTTCGAAAACGATATGCTGACCTTTAAACAACACGTAATGTCCAGGGCTCACCGTACAATGGATTCTCTCCATGCTGCCACCGCCACCGCCACCGCCCCTGCTCTCGCATCCTCATCCGCATGTGCACCCAAATCTCAATACGATATGATGGTTCCTCCAGGCAACCAGTATGTCCCTCAGAAATCTTCATCTAGCACAAACATTCCTTCAAGGTTCAACACTTCTTCAGTACCACCCTCTCAATTTTTCGTACAGTACCAACCGCAGCCGCAATTGCAGCCGCAACAGCACATGGCCTATTCAAAGCAACCGGCGCATATGCCAAACTTCATCAATCAGCCCATACCCATTCAACAACTACCGCCACAATATGCAGATACTTTCAACACTCCGCAAATGATGCACAATCCCTTCGCCTCAAAAAATGGCCACAAACCGGGCAACACCAAGAGAACCAATAGTGTTCTTATGGACCCTCTAACTCCCGCAACAAGCGTCGGTATCCAGGGTACCCTGAACTATCCCATCATGAATATAAA
The DNA window shown above is from Saccharomyces kudriavzevii IFO 1802 strain IFO1802 genome assembly, chromosome: 15 and carries:
- the SFL1 gene encoding Sfl1p (similar to Saccharomyces cerevisiae SFL1 (YOR140W); ancestral locus Anc_5.476), with translation MSEEETVPAPAAAGANPGVEGGDASEDVKKHGSKMLVGPRPPQNAIFIHKLYQILEDDSLHDLIWWSSSGLSFMIKPVERFSKALATYFKHTNITSFVRQLNIYGFHKVSHDHNSNEINSGDDANTNDVNSTNDDGGGSKNSSGEENNGATVQEKEKEKSNPTKIWEFKHSSGIFKKGDIEGLKHIKRRASSRNNSSINSRKNSSNQNYDADSGVRARPSSIQDPTATSNGFCNYVPQISGANNPIPECFNNSHVPYENATHGPMEFNNPETQEQARPSSFQDETLTHLKEINVDMIKIIESMQHFISLQHNFCSKSFTFKNVSKKKSENIMKDHQKQLKTFENDMLTFKQHVMSRAHRTMDSLHAATATATAPALASSSACAPKSQYDMMVPPGNQYVPQKSSSSTNIPSRFNTSSVPPSQFFVQYQPQPQLQPQQHMAYSKQPAHMPNFINQPIPIQQLPPQYADTFNTPQMMHNPFASKNGHKPGNTKRTNSVLMDPLTPATSVGIQGTLNYPIMNINPTVRDYNKSVPQNMAPSPIYPINEPTTRMYSQPKMRSLGSTSSLPNDRRNSPLKLTPRSSLNEDSLYSKPKNSLKSSISGTSLSSSFTLVSNNPAPIRYSQQGLLRSLNKAANCPPDSVIPLDSTVLTGPTPKNMDNLPAISSNLINSPMNVEHGTSLSHPEPTPGIELPQPSLPTTNATKKIDETDNTKRSGSGVYSLLNQEESRSSNADPRAKEETAPPSKKVRM